The following are encoded in a window of Glandiceps talaboti chromosome 5, keGlaTala1.1, whole genome shotgun sequence genomic DNA:
- the LOC144435429 gene encoding DBH-like monooxygenase protein 1 homolog codes for MAYRTTVTAFPIVLAILVASSQTAPIAPTEDDFLHEAFLDEFGKFKLFWKFDSKKIVFEVHVQTTGYVGFGFSPNGGMPGSDIVIGWVKSDGKTTRFTDRHALHYGEPRVDDRQDYKLLHGAEKDGHTILKFERKLDTCDDAQDWMITGDTMRLIWAYHPEDPEDDKPLPWHGREMRGSRSVFLLHKTQTNTLGDDVYTFEMLNDNVKVPHHQDTTYLCHGFALPKFDRKYHLVKYEPVIQPGNEAVVHHILVLQCFDYVNESLYHNYTSECFTPNMPEDWHTCTTTVMAWAVGGKPFYFPEKAGMSVGGPGDPTFFMLEMHYDNPDYKDTIYDSSGIRFYYTSDIRQYDAVIFALGTLVGQRQLIPPQTRSFTQTSYCSSHCTKRALTDPHTNDTTEVHIFSVGLHSHLAGRAIRVRHIRDGVELPNVMVDNHYDFNYQESRSLEEEVIILPGDDLIIECEYETMNRQSPTWGGLGTQQEMCLAFLFVYPSTQLLTCETGLTFDYMAEAVGVSLTYGENSAPYVKEPEEYAHMSLYDYIDHMNWTDKAKTNLEKAYREGMVYEFCSANYYMVAEGDEREAVEFYFPPNITKPLPDYNRQCDLNDDKDKDKDDDRTNGSSALNQQYASVFINVIMVCSFVMTKNG; via the exons ATGGCATACCGAACGACGGTCACCGCCTTTCCAATCGTTCTAGCGATATTGGTAGCGTCTAGCCAAACAGCACCAATCGCTCCAACCGAGGACGACTTTTTGCATGAGGCGTTCCTTGACGAATTTGGCAAGTTTAAACTATTTTGGAAATTTGACTCGAAGAAGATCGtctttgaagtacatgtacagaccaCCGGTTATGTTGGGTTTGGATTTTCACCCAATGGTGGTATGCCAGGGTCGGATATCGTTATTGGATGGGTGAAAAGTGACGGAAAGACGACCCGTTTTACG GATCGACATGCGTTGCATTATGGGGAGCCTCGTGTTGATGACAGACAAGACTACAAGTTACTGCATGGAGCTGAAAAAGATGGTCACACTATTCTGAAGTTTGAAAGAAAACTAGACACTTGTGACGATGCTCAGGATTGGATGATAAC GGGTGATACCATGCGGTTGATTTGGGCCTACCATCCCGAAGATCCTGAAGACGACAAACCTTTACCATGGCACGGACGTGAGATGAGAGGTTCCCGCAGTGTGTTCCTCCTTCACAAGACCCAAACAAACACCTTAGGAGATGATGTCTACACCTTTGAGATGTTGAACGATAAC GTTAAGGTCCCCCACCACCAAGACACAACCTACCTATGTCACGGTTTTGCGCTTCCgaaatttgatagaaaatacCACCTTGTAAAG TATGAACCAGTCATACAACCTGGTAACGAAGCTGTCGTTCATCACATCCTAGTATTGCAGTGTTTTGATTATGTAAATGAGAGCCTATACCATAACTATACCAGTGAATGTTTCACCCCAAATATGCCAGAAGACTGGCATACCTGCACTACTACTGTCATGGCATGGGCTGTAGGGGGCAAA CCATTCTATTTTCCTGAAAAAGCCGGTATGTCAGTGGGTGGGCCTGGTGACCCAACTTTCTTCATGCTTGAAATGCATTACGATAACCCTGATTACAAAGACA CGATTTACGATAGTTCTGGTATACGGTTTTATTACACCTCAGACATACGTCAGTATGATGCTGTCATATTCGCGCTTGGAACTCTTGTTGGTCAAAGGCAGCTTATTCCACCTCAGACCCGGAGTTTCACGCAAACTAGTTATTGCTCCAGTCATTGTACAAAAAGG GCACTGACAGACCCACATACCAACGACACTACCGAAGTTCACATCTTTAGTGTCGGTTTACACTCTCATTTGGCGGGGCGTGCCATACGTGTACGTCACATACGTGATGGAGTTGAGTTACCAAACGTGATGGTAGACAATCACTATGACTTTAACTACCAGGAATCACGTAGCTTGGAAGAGGAAGTAATAATCCTACCT GGAGACGACCTTATCATAGAATGCGAATACGAAACAATGAACCGCCAATCACCAACTTGG GGTGGGTTGGGTACCCAGCAAGAGATGTGTTTGGCTTTCTTATTCGTCTATCCCAGTACCCAACTACTTACTTGTGAAACTGGTTTGACATTTGACTACATGGCAGAAGCTGTTGGTGTATCCTTAACATATGG CGAAAATTCGGCACCCTATGTTAAGGAACCAGAAGAATACGCTCACATGTCACTCTACGATTACATAGACCACATGAACTGGACTGATAAAGCAAAGACCAATCTAGAGAAGGCGTACCGTGAAGGAATGGTATACGAATTTTGTTCGGCTAATTACTACATGGTGGCAGAAGGC GATGAACGAGAAGCAGTGGAGTTTTATTTCCCGCCGAATATAACCAAGCCGTTACCTGATTACAATCGTCAGTGCGATCTGAACGATGATAAGGATAAAGACAAAGATGACGACAGAACAAATGGAAGCAGCGCCCTCAATCAACAATATGCATCAGTGTTCATCAACGTGATCATGGTTTGCTCCTTTGTGATGACAAAGAATGGATAA
- the LOC144435300 gene encoding DBH-like monooxygenase protein 1 homolog, whose product MAYRTTVTAFPIVLAILVASSQTAPIAPTEDDFLHEAFLDEFGKFKLFWKFDSKKIVFEVHVQTTGYVGFGFSPNGGMPGSDIVIGWVKSDGKKRFTDRHASHYGEPRVDDKQDYKLLYGAEIDDHTILKFERKLDTCDDAQDWMITGDTMRLIWAYHPEDPEDDKPLPWHGREMRGSRSVFLLHLQQTNTNTLGDDVYTFEMLNDNVKVPHHQDTTYLCTGIALPKFDGKHHLVKYEPVIQPGNEAVVHHIVVLQCFDYVNESLYHNYTSECFTPNMPEDWHTCTTVAMAWAVGGQPFYFPEKAGMSVGGPGDPTFFMLEVHYDNPDYKDTIYDSSGMRFYYTPDLRQHDAVIFLLGTLIGQGQLIPPQTRSFTQTSYCSSHCTKRALTDPHTNDTTEVHIFSGFLHSHLAGRAIRVRHIRDGVELPNVMVDNHYDFNYQEFRSLKDEVIIQPGDDIIIECEYETMNRQSSTWGGLGTQQEMCLAFFFVYPRTQLLTCETTLLRDYMAGAVGVSVTYGENWVPYVKEPEEYANMSLYDYIDHMNWTDEAKTKLEKAYREGMVYEYCSANNVVEEGDEREAVEFYFPPTVTEPLPDYNRQCDLNDDKDKDKDDDRTNGSSALNQQYASMFVNVIMICTFVMTRGE is encoded by the exons ATGGCATACCGAACGACGGTCACCGCCTTTCCAATCGTTCTAGCGATTTTGGTAGCGTCTAGCCAAACCGCACCAATCGCTCCAACCGAGGACGACTTTTTGCATGAGGCGTTCCTTGACGAATTTGGCAAGTTTAAACTATTTTGGAAATTTGACTCGAAGAAGATCGtctttgaagtacatgtacagaccaCCGGTTATGTTGGGTTTGGATTTTCACCCAACGGTGGTATGCCAGGGTCGGATATCGTTATTGGATGGGTGAAAAGTGACGGAAAGAAGCGTTTTACG GATCGACATGCGTCGCATTATGGGGAGCCTCGTGTTGACGACAAACAAGACTACAAGTTACTGTATGGAGCTGAAATAGATGATCATACTATTCTGAAGTTTGAAAGAAAACTAGACACTTGTGACGATGCTCAGGATTGGATGATAACG GGTGATACCATGCGATTGATTTGGGCCTATCATCCCGAAGATCCTGAAGACGACAAACCATTACCATGGCACGGACGTGAGATGAGAGGTTCCCGCAGTGTGTTCCTCCTTCACCTTCAACAGACCAACACAAACACCTTAGGAGATGATGTCTACACCTTTGAGATGTTGAACGATAAT GTTAAGGTCCCCCACCATCAGGACACAACGTACCTATGTACTGGTATTGCACTTCCGAAATTTGATGGAAAACACCACCTTGTAAAG TATGAACCAGTCATACAACCTGGTAACGAAGCTGTCGTTCATCACATCGTAGTATTGCAGTGTTTTGATTATGTAAATGAGAGCCTATACCATAACTATACCAGTGAATGTTTCACCCCAAATATGCCGGAAGACTGGCATACCTGCACTACTGTTGCCATGGCATGGGCTGTAGGGGGCCAA CCATTCTATTTTCCTGAAAAAGCCGGTATGTCAGTGGGTGGGCCTGGTGATCCAACTTTCTTCATGCTTGAAGTGCATTACGATAACCCTGATTACAAAGACA cgATTTACGATAGCTCTGGTATGAGGTTTTACTATACTCCAGACTTGCGACAACATGACGCTGTCATATTCCTGCTTGGAACTCTTATTGGTCAAGGACAGCTTATTCCACCTCAGACCCGGAGTTTCACGCAAACTAGTTATTGTTCCAGTCATTGTACAAAAAGG GCACTGACAGACCCACATACCAACGACACTACCGAAGTTCACATCTTTAGTGGCTTTTTACACTCTCATTTGGCGGGGCGTGCCATACGTGTACGTCACATACGTGATGGGGTTGAGTTACCAAACGTGATGGTAGACAATCACTATGACTTTAACTACCAGGAATTCCGTAGTTTGAAAGACGAAGTAATCATCCAACCT GGAGACGACATAATCATAGAATGTGAATACGAAACAATGAACCGTCAATCATCAACTTGG GGCGGGCTTGGTACCCAACAAGAGATGTGTCTTGCCTTCTTTTTCGTCTATCCCCGTACCCAACTACTTACTTGTGAAACCACTCTGTTACGTGATTACATGGCAGGAGCTGTCGGTGTATCTGTAACATATGG CGAAAATTGGGTACCCTATGTTAAGGAACCAGAAGAATACGCCAACATGTCACTGTACGATTACATAGACCACATGAACTGGACTGATGAAGCAAAGACCAAACTAGAGAAGGCGTACCGTGAAGGAATGGTATACGAATATTGTTCGGCTAATAACGTAGTGGAAGAAGGC GATGAACGAGAAGCTGTGGAGTTTTATTTCCCGCCGACTGTAACCGAGCCATTACCTGATTACAATCGTCAGTGCGATCTGAACGATGATAAGGATAAAGACAAAGATGACGACAGAACAAATGGAAGCAGCGCCCTCAATCAACAATATGCATCGATGTTCGTCAACGTGATCATGATTTGCACCTTTGTGATGACCCGGGGTGAATAA